A genomic region of Polyangiaceae bacterium contains the following coding sequences:
- a CDS encoding sigma 54-interacting transcriptional regulator, translating into MSDNLTTTQDVRREDSATRAKALPFLFVILQCDQPTAGGSRHGLSGIDVVTMGRGAARAVSRVDAQKLDLRLPSSTVSKAHARLIRREEGWFLEDLDSRNGCCVNGERVTSALVRDGDSIEIGSVMLRYRAALPALPECAPDLDSARCDRAIPGYSSLVPAIGTNLDALARVARAPITTLLLGETGTGKELLAKGMHAISGRPGPFVAVNCGALTSSLVESQLFGHLKGSFTGARRDEPGYVRSAERGTLFLDEIGDLPFPAQAALLRVLQEREVVPVGGTRPSAVDVRIIAATNKSLDELCLLGEFRADLLARLKGYQHMLSPLRERMEDIGVLIGDLLQRTNVEGAKRVRLSVSAARRLVSYSWPQNIRELDNALSVAAALADRGVIEVAHLPEVIAKSVERQVAPLDVPANPDELREQIVRLLEEHRGNVTTVARKLGKSRMQVHRWLQRFGIEPDAYRG; encoded by the coding sequence ATGAGCGACAATCTGACGACGACGCAGGACGTGCGACGGGAAGACAGCGCGACACGAGCGAAAGCTTTACCCTTTCTTTTCGTTATCTTGCAATGTGATCAACCCACGGCGGGCGGCTCGCGTCATGGTTTGTCCGGGATCGATGTCGTCACGATGGGGCGAGGTGCGGCGCGAGCCGTGTCTCGGGTGGATGCGCAAAAGCTCGACCTGCGCCTCCCGTCATCCACGGTTTCCAAAGCACACGCGCGGTTGATTCGTCGCGAGGAGGGGTGGTTCCTCGAAGACCTGGATTCCCGTAATGGCTGTTGCGTCAATGGCGAGCGCGTGACGAGTGCCCTCGTTCGCGACGGCGATTCCATTGAAATTGGTTCCGTCATGCTCCGCTATCGCGCGGCGTTGCCTGCGCTCCCCGAATGCGCTCCCGACCTCGATAGTGCGCGTTGCGACCGAGCCATTCCTGGGTATTCGAGCCTCGTGCCCGCCATTGGTACGAATCTCGATGCGCTCGCTCGCGTGGCTCGCGCGCCCATTACGACGTTGCTGCTGGGCGAAACGGGCACGGGCAAGGAGTTATTGGCGAAGGGAATGCATGCGATATCGGGCCGTCCGGGACCGTTCGTCGCCGTCAATTGTGGTGCATTGACCTCGTCGCTCGTCGAAAGTCAGCTCTTTGGTCACCTCAAAGGTTCCTTCACGGGCGCTCGACGGGACGAGCCCGGCTACGTTCGCAGCGCGGAACGCGGGACGCTGTTTCTCGACGAAATAGGCGACTTGCCATTTCCGGCGCAGGCAGCCTTGTTGCGTGTTTTGCAGGAGCGCGAAGTGGTGCCCGTGGGGGGCACGCGTCCTTCGGCCGTCGACGTGCGGATCATTGCGGCGACGAACAAATCGCTCGACGAGCTGTGTTTGCTCGGCGAATTCCGAGCGGATCTCTTGGCGCGCCTCAAAGGCTATCAGCATATGCTTTCGCCCTTGCGCGAGCGTATGGAAGACATTGGCGTATTGATAGGCGATCTCTTGCAGCGCACGAACGTCGAAGGCGCGAAACGTGTGCGTCTCAGCGTATCTGCAGCAAGGCGTCTCGTGTCGTATTCATGGCCGCAGAACATCCGCGAGCTCGACAATGCTCTCTCCGTGGCCGCAGCGCTTGCGGATCGGGGCGTCATCGAGGTCGCGCATCTGCCCGAAGTGATTGCAAAATCGGTCGAGCGACAGGTGGCTCCATTGGACGTGCCTGCGAATCCAGACGAATTGCGCGAACAAATCGTGCGCTTGCTCGAAGAGCATCGTGGCAACGTGACGACCGTCGCTCGGAAGCTGGGCAAATCACGCATGCAGGTGCATCGATGGCTACAGCGGTTCGGCATCGAGCCAGACGCGTATCGCGGGTGA
- a CDS encoding AHH domain-containing protein: MRTMMLFLRGFFLWCAARRTHLVLLILGLFLAVSTPACSSTLPREPPVNTCDTSGGKSGAPYCLPPPGFFCERNPLQPATPRSGRGHKAYLGQFELFPSKQGLGINQPACPQNATRLLQDQEWKIAHRIAKDFGHRVGFVLATCERITEELARQPVNALAGWNDIDPDTLEAEFMRCAKDLDKLEAPPLYDDSWLAGAAWRGFNTGYGEGADEVWHRVMMIEFAIAIVESAIMAGLPLLEVAVTRGIRISLIGLRRMPIFLPGAVGGLGAGVFLKTAPRAVAKAVATGSARALGRNMEIAGMKRLAGEFAHHIVAHGADKAKKALEILQKFDIKVDDAVNGVFLPGHSKSPNPLGKAVHSKVHTDAYYRAVERLLQRAKTKGDAIQTLRFIAGQLEKGIMP, translated from the coding sequence ATGCGAACGATGATGCTGTTCTTGCGCGGCTTCTTTCTTTGGTGTGCAGCGCGACGCACGCACCTGGTCTTGCTGATTCTGGGGCTCTTCTTGGCGGTATCGACGCCCGCGTGTTCGTCGACGCTGCCTCGAGAACCTCCCGTCAATACATGCGACACGAGCGGCGGCAAGTCCGGTGCGCCGTATTGTTTGCCGCCGCCGGGTTTCTTTTGCGAACGCAATCCTCTGCAACCGGCAACGCCGCGGAGCGGACGTGGGCACAAGGCTTATTTGGGGCAGTTTGAGCTATTCCCCTCGAAACAGGGTTTGGGCATCAATCAACCGGCATGCCCGCAGAACGCGACGCGGCTTCTGCAAGACCAGGAATGGAAAATCGCACACCGCATCGCCAAGGATTTCGGGCACCGCGTCGGGTTCGTGTTGGCGACGTGCGAGCGGATCACCGAGGAGCTCGCGCGTCAGCCGGTGAATGCCCTTGCGGGCTGGAATGATATCGATCCGGACACGCTCGAAGCGGAGTTCATGAGATGCGCCAAGGACCTCGACAAACTCGAGGCGCCGCCTTTGTACGACGATTCGTGGCTTGCGGGAGCGGCGTGGCGCGGATTCAACACGGGTTATGGCGAGGGGGCCGACGAGGTTTGGCATCGCGTGATGATGATCGAGTTTGCGATTGCCATTGTGGAATCTGCGATCATGGCAGGTTTACCGCTCCTCGAAGTGGCCGTGACGCGCGGAATTCGGATTTCGTTGATCGGTCTGCGCCGAATGCCCATTTTCCTTCCAGGCGCCGTCGGTGGGCTCGGTGCAGGGGTTTTTCTCAAGACTGCGCCGCGTGCTGTCGCCAAAGCGGTCGCGACGGGTTCGGCGCGGGCGCTCGGGCGTAACATGGAAATAGCGGGCATGAAGAGACTGGCTGGCGAGTTTGCCCATCACATCGTTGCGCACGGTGCCGACAAGGCGAAGAAGGCGCTTGAGATTCTGCAAAAGTTTGATATCAAGGTCGACGATGCGGTCAATGGGGTGTTTCTGCCTGGCCATTCCAAATCGCCGAACCCGCTTGGAAAGGCGGTCCACTCGAAGGTGCATACGGACGCGTATTATAGGGCTGTAGAGAGACTGCTACAGAGGGCGAAGACCAAAGGCGATGCGATTCAAACGCTGCGCTTCATCGCGGGACAGCTCGAAAAAGGAATCATGCCATGA
- a CDS encoding IS1 family transposase, whose product MANHLPLEKRVDVVRHLVEGASVRATSRLTDVSIPTVLSTLLRMGAGCDSLHNAIVRDLDIRKIECDEIWSYVQKKQARVTDNDPVEFGDAYTFLGMARTKKLIISYIVGKRDEAATKLFTNDLRARLVTIPEVSTDGWQSYQTAVGQSFNGSVDHAVIQKNYSRKGRADGPKHDHRYEPPRDPFITKQVGHGAPDLKRASTSHIERANLTVRMHVRRFTRLCNGFSKKIENHRAAVSLHVAWYNFCRVHETLRVTPAMEAGITDRVWTVQELVERALAAEPCAVPEPKPLAPPAPPPGEAKPTARELPNGKGWLRVLQGGKSPQNDAPKAPTPPAAKPVVEAPVIAEEPAKVTPAPVAKPATASTSADALTVPTLRTFGAPHRWEQMDLFGGSRVETRARSFGDDDEDCPY is encoded by the coding sequence GTGGCCAACCACTTGCCGCTGGAAAAGCGCGTGGACGTTGTTCGACACTTGGTCGAAGGCGCGAGCGTCCGGGCGACGTCACGGCTCACGGACGTGTCGATCCCGACGGTGCTGTCGACGCTGCTCCGCATGGGCGCGGGATGCGACAGCTTGCACAATGCAATTGTGCGAGATCTCGACATTCGCAAGATCGAATGCGACGAGATCTGGTCATACGTCCAAAAGAAACAGGCTCGCGTGACGGACAATGATCCCGTCGAATTCGGCGATGCGTATACGTTTCTTGGGATGGCACGAACCAAGAAGCTCATCATCTCGTACATCGTGGGAAAGCGTGACGAAGCGGCAACGAAGCTGTTCACGAACGACTTGCGCGCGCGTCTCGTGACGATTCCCGAAGTCTCGACGGACGGATGGCAGAGCTACCAGACTGCCGTTGGGCAGAGCTTCAACGGATCGGTCGACCATGCCGTGATCCAAAAGAACTACAGCCGCAAAGGGCGAGCGGATGGTCCAAAGCACGACCATCGTTACGAGCCTCCGCGCGATCCGTTCATCACGAAGCAGGTTGGCCACGGTGCACCGGATTTGAAGCGCGCATCGACGTCGCATATTGAGCGCGCCAACCTGACGGTGCGCATGCACGTCCGTCGCTTCACGCGGCTATGCAATGGCTTCTCCAAGAAGATCGAGAACCATCGCGCTGCCGTGTCGCTTCACGTCGCCTGGTACAACTTCTGCCGAGTGCATGAGACCTTGCGCGTGACGCCTGCCATGGAGGCGGGAATCACGGATCGCGTCTGGACCGTGCAAGAGCTTGTCGAACGTGCGCTTGCGGCCGAACCGTGTGCAGTTCCGGAGCCGAAGCCGCTCGCCCCGCCCGCGCCACCTCCCGGCGAAGCAAAGCCCACGGCGCGCGAGCTTCCGAACGGCAAGGGATGGCTCCGCGTCTTGCAGGGTGGCAAGAGCCCGCAGAACGACGCGCCAAAGGCGCCTACGCCGCCAGCGGCAAAGCCCGTCGTGGAAGCGCCTGTCATCGCGGAAGAACCTGCCAAGGTGACGCCCGCACCCGTCGCCAAGCCTGCTACGGCATCGACGTCAGCGGATGCGCTTACGGTGCCAACGCTTCGCACCTTTGGAGCGCCGCATCGATGGGAGCAAATGGATCTGTTCGGCGGAAGCCGAGTGGAGACGCGAGCACGATCGTTTGGGGATGACGACGAAGATTGCCCGTATTGA
- a CDS encoding sigma-70 family RNA polymerase sigma factor yields MASASALGLSKARAEELINAMRAMIRKEGCPVHLHDDALQDAFVTALSKPNSVEQRIKDWNRFVAWMATLAKFAAMTTRNAEQRRRESDEPSDDTCAEGLGTSEPMKDFLALELLQKARLQLDPEDEALLEAHYVDEKTIQKIANERNLPWSTAKSRLDRVLRLLRVAMQSIVVSVVALVTKNARAQGARLARHVSHLLPHATHTACAITVTVACGVIVPGSAMATMVRQDALVSAPSASSETNSTASTVPSLPEEVAPEKRIGLDEPGAQWSAFTMKSTKIALCLQATVVPFGFLMASAMTELGCGGAEQHAPPPQEPDDYDPGGMDPYDMSCDRERARGNDCPTKAEWCASMGMRPARRGCQ; encoded by the coding sequence ATGGCATCCGCGTCCGCATTGGGGTTGTCGAAGGCTCGCGCCGAAGAGCTGATCAACGCGATGCGGGCCATGATTCGCAAAGAGGGTTGTCCGGTGCACCTTCATGACGATGCGCTGCAGGATGCGTTCGTCACGGCACTAAGTAAACCGAATTCGGTCGAGCAGCGCATCAAAGACTGGAATCGGTTCGTCGCGTGGATGGCAACATTGGCCAAATTTGCGGCCATGACCACTCGCAACGCCGAACAGCGACGGCGCGAGAGCGACGAGCCTTCCGACGACACGTGTGCTGAAGGACTCGGCACGTCGGAACCAATGAAGGACTTTCTGGCCCTCGAACTGTTGCAAAAGGCGCGTTTGCAGCTCGATCCGGAAGACGAAGCGCTGCTCGAGGCGCACTACGTCGATGAGAAGACCATCCAGAAGATCGCCAACGAACGGAACCTGCCCTGGTCGACGGCGAAATCGCGCCTCGACCGCGTGCTGCGCCTGCTGCGCGTCGCCATGCAATCGATCGTCGTGAGCGTCGTCGCGCTCGTCACGAAAAACGCCCGCGCCCAAGGTGCTCGTTTGGCTCGGCACGTGTCGCATCTGCTTCCGCATGCGACGCACACGGCGTGCGCGATCACCGTGACCGTGGCCTGTGGCGTCATCGTCCCCGGAAGCGCGATGGCTACAATGGTACGTCAAGACGCACTGGTGTCGGCCCCGTCAGCTTCATCCGAGACAAACAGCACGGCTTCCACCGTGCCGTCGTTGCCCGAGGAGGTTGCGCCCGAAAAACGGATTGGCCTTGACGAACCCGGCGCGCAGTGGTCTGCTTTCACCATGAAGTCGACCAAGATCGCCCTTTGTCTCCAAGCTACTGTTGTTCCCTTTGGTTTTCTCATGGCCTCCGCCATGACCGAGCTCGGCTGTGGCGGAGCCGAACAACATGCGCCTCCGCCCCAAGAACCGGATGACTACGATCCAGGCGGGATGGATCCGTACGACATGTCGTGTGACCGCGAGAGAGCCCGCGGCAACGACTGCCCCACGAAGGCAGAGTGGTGCGCAAGTATGGGCATGCGCCCGGCGCGCCGCGGCTGCCAGTGA
- a CDS encoding toll/interleukin-1 receptor domain-containing protein — MARSPNPLGKAVHSKVHTDAYYFAVERLLQKAKTKGDAIQTLRFIAGQLEKGIMPPDLWSVRELAVDLCGRSEAEKLAEALRKVKRGERDLESKPACDVYLSFSRFEASVARALRDRLEKDGLRVQEASDAQATAFRDFLLRTVGNAFFVCLLSPSYIHSKLWADGLHWIRLYGRAVFPNRFIPIMVRDTVIPWQLRHTYLDFRTEKQIEANYPRLLQMLKSKPA, encoded by the coding sequence GTGGCAAGATCGCCTAACCCGCTTGGGAAGGCGGTCCACTCGAAGGTGCATACGGACGCGTATTATTTCGCGGTAGAGAGACTGCTACAGAAGGCGAAGACGAAAGGCGATGCGATTCAAACGCTGCGCTTCATCGCGGGACAGCTCGAAAAAGGAATCATGCCGCCGGATTTGTGGTCGGTACGGGAATTGGCGGTCGATCTGTGTGGACGGAGTGAGGCGGAAAAGCTGGCGGAGGCGCTCCGTAAGGTCAAACGCGGGGAACGGGACCTCGAATCAAAGCCAGCGTGCGATGTTTATTTGAGTTTTTCGCGCTTCGAGGCGAGCGTCGCGCGTGCGTTGCGCGACCGACTGGAAAAGGATGGTTTGCGGGTTCAAGAGGCGAGTGATGCCCAGGCTACCGCGTTCCGCGATTTTCTACTCCGTACTGTTGGAAATGCATTCTTTGTTTGTCTACTGTCGCCGTCGTATATCCACTCGAAATTATGGGCGGACGGCTTGCACTGGATTCGTCTCTACGGGCGCGCGGTGTTCCCGAATCGGTTCATCCCAATCATGGTCCGTGATACGGTGATCCCGTGGCAACTACGGCACACCTATCTCGATTTTCGCACGGAGAAGCAAATCGAAGCGAACTATCCGCGGCTATTGCAGATGTTGAAGTCGAAGCCTGCTTAG
- a CDS encoding transcriptional regulator: MLRLVHPRKEGQEKVARRRHDRTNHNPTPEEQKRIHAAIKNVARAYGGRDVLAAVMGFAKGTLYSRETRSYGFAYLLARAAGITIEQLLSGQPHAVGSCPLCGRKGAR, translated from the coding sequence ATGCTTCGTCTAGTTCACCCTCGGAAAGAGGGCCAAGAAAAAGTCGCGCGCAGGCGACATGATCGAACCAACCACAACCCGACGCCTGAAGAGCAGAAGCGGATCCATGCCGCGATCAAGAACGTCGCCCGTGCCTACGGCGGAAGAGACGTTCTCGCTGCGGTCATGGGCTTTGCCAAAGGCACGCTCTACAGCCGCGAAACGCGTTCGTATGGCTTCGCTTATCTTCTCGCCCGCGCCGCGGGAATCACCATCGAACAGCTTCTTTCGGGCCAGCCGCACGCTGTAGGCAGTTGTCCGCTCTGTGGCCGAAAGGGGGCACGATGA